The genomic stretch CGAGTTTGTCATCACCCTGCTCGTCGGGGAATGCGACTCGTCAGACCCAAGACGAGCCCCGAGCCGAACAGGAGACCTTCGTAGGCGCTGATGGCGACGCCCATCGAGCTGCCCAGGAGCCTCTCGAGAGGGTCGAGGCTGACCTGTGAGCCAGGGAAGCTCTCCGCCATGAGATCGAGGCTCATCGCCCCCAGGTGATACCCGGTCGTAGCGAGAAGCGCCCCAGCAAGGGCCGCGGCGAGACCGGCGGTCAAAGCCGCGATGAGCCGGGCCCGCCCTCGCGGACGGGCGATACCACCCTCGGGCATCCTCGTGGCCAGCGCATAGCCCATTCCGATCGCCCCGCCCATCGTCAGCCCCTCCAGGCCTCCTCCCACGGGAGAGAGGTTGCGTCCGAAGAGCCCCTCGACCGTATAGAGGCCGACGAAATGCGCAAGGGCCGCCACCGTGCCGCCGCCCGCGGCCCCGAACATAAAGAGGGCCAGGCCTCGGTTCGACCGAAAGAGCGCCTCCGCCCACGAGAGCCCGAAGCCGACGCCGAGCGCCCCCAGGCCCCCCACCGCGAGGCCAACGAGAGGCAGCGCCACGAGGACGCTCGGGCCGGCGGTCGCTCCAGGCCCGTGGCGGAGAAGCAGCGCTCCGGTGAGCCCACCGGCGAGCCCGGAGAGACCGCCTCCAATCATCGCGCCGAGGCAACGCCTCCGCGCGATCGCGGCGTGCCGTCGGACCCTGAGCTCGACGAGAGCTACGATGGCCGAAAAGAACCCGGGCTGCCCCCAGAGCGGAACCGGAGTTCGTTCGGGTTGATCCCAGCGCGCGTCCCGGACCACGGCCCGGGCCAGGCCTTTGAGCCGGACCAGATCCGCGTCGCGAGCGGAGCTGAGCACGACGTTTGCCGCGTCGAAGAGTCGCTCCTCCTCCTCGTCGGTTGTCGGAGGTGCCGCCTTGGCGAGCTCCTCGAGCGCCGCTTCCAACGCCCGATCTCTCGAAGGCGGCGCGTCGACTCGCTTCGAAGGAATCGGCTTCCCCGTTTCCGGCTCTTCCACGACCGCTTCCCAGACGAACCGGTAGCCATGGCGAGAGACCGTTCGAATGAATCGCGGGTCACGGGCGTTGTCGCCCAGGCAGCGCCTCAGGATTCGAACCGCCTGGGTCAGAGCTCCATCCGAGACGATGACGTCGCTCCAGACCCGCTCGAAAATCTCCTCTTTCGCGACCGCTTCGTTTCGCCGCTCGATGAGAAGGACGAGGAGATCGAAGTATCGGGGGATGAGTGGAATCTCGTCGTTTCCCTTCAGAAGGAGACGCCTCGTCGGGGAGAGCGTGAACTCGGAGAAGCGATAGCGGACCCGAGGCGTCGTCATCCGATTGGTCGAGCGTAACATACTGCCGGAGCGCTATTGCGCATCGAGACATCGGGCTTCGCTCGAACCTTTTCGGGCGCAATCTCGTCTCTGCCATGTGAGCACCCAATGGGTAGGCTGAGTTCTGCGCAATAAAAAGTCAGTTCGAACGGAGAGTCGATGGGAAGCCTAAAGAGCGATTTACGCTACGCGCTGAGGACGCTGGTCAAGAATCCTGGCTATGCGGCCATCGCGATCGCGACCCTGGCGCTGGGTATCGGGGCAAACAGCGCCATATTCAGCGTCGTCAACGGCGTCGTGTTGAAACCACTCGAATACCGTGCACCGGGGCGGCTGGTCATGGCGCACTCGGCTTTCCCCACCATGGGATTCGACAAATTCTGGATCTCGGCGCCTGAATATCGGGAATTGCGGGAATGGAGTCAATCTTTCGAGTCACTGGCGCTGTACAACACGGGACAGGCCAGTCTCGAGGCCGGGGAGGAGCCGATCCGGGTCTCGGCTGGCTATGCCTCAGCGTCCCTCTTCGATGTGCTGGGAGTGGAAGCGCGGCTCGGTCGGGTCTACACCGATGCCGAGGACTTGCCCGGCGTCGAAGCGGTCACCGTCTTGTCTCATGAGCTCTGGCAACGGAGCTTCGGCTCCGATGCCAGAGTGGTCGGGCGCCGAGTGGAGGTCGACGGTGTCTCGAGAACGGTGGTCGGGGTGATGCCTCCGCGTTTCGACATCGACGATCACCGTGTCGAGATTTGGATTCCCCTGGCTCTCGATCCGAACGACTATCCCGGACGAGCCTCTCACAATTACTACGTCGTCGGGCGGCTCGCAGAAGGGGTACGTTTCGAAGCGGCTAGCGCCGAGATCGAAAACCTCGTGTCTCGATGGCGCGAGGAGGCGGGAGGCTCGCATGCGCCAAACCCCGAGGGCCATCCGCTGTTCCTGACCGAGCTTCGCGACGAGGTCGTGGGTGAAGCGAGGCCGGCGCTCCTCATGCTCCTCGCGGTCGTCGGCCTCGTGCTGGTCGTAGCATCGGCGAACGTGGCGAACCTGCTCCTCGCCCGGGCCGAATCCCGGCAGCGCGAGATCGCCGTTCGAAACGCGATAGGCGCTGGCAAGCTCGTCCTGCTTCGTCAGTTCCTCGTCGAGAGCATCCTTTTGGCTCTGGCCGGAGGCGTGGTTGGAGTCCTGTTCGCGTTCTGGGGCGTGCGACTCTTGTTCGCCGCCTATCCCGACAGCATTCCACGGGCGGCAGAGGTGCTGCTCGACGGAAATGTCCTGCTGTTCTCTCTCGCCGTGTCGCTCGTCACCGGTGTGCTCTTCGGTATCACACCTTTGCTACACCTTTCCGCGGCAAACCTGGGGATCTCGCTGAAGGATGGGGGGCAGCGTTCGACGGCCGCCACGGGCCGCCAGGCCCTTCGTCGCTCCCTCGTGGTAGCCGAGATCGCGGTCGCCGTCATGCTCGTCATCGGTTGCGGGCTCCTTCTCAGGAGTTTCTGGGAGATGCAGCAGGTCGATCCCGGCTTCGAGCCCGACGGCCTGTCGACGTTCGAGATCTACCTTCCCGAGACGGCCTATCCGCGGAGCTCCGACCAGGTCGCTTTCGTTCGCGACATTTCTTCCAGTCTTTCCTCGGTGCCCGGTGTCGAGAGCGCCACGACCATGAGCGGGCTCCCACCGAGACGTCGCCTGAACGCCAACGACATGCAGTTCGAGGATGTGAAGCCAACGCCCGACGGTCCGCCTCTCAACGTCGACTACTGGCAGTTCGTCACCGAGGGGTACTTCGAGACGATGAAGATTCCGATCGTCGCCGGTCGCAGTTTTCGTTCCTCGGACGACGGAACGGCGTCACCGGTTTGCATCATCAACGAGACGATGGCCAAGGTGTTCTGGCCCGATCAGAATCCGCTCGGTAGACGCATCAGACCGCCCGACGACTCCGTGCCCTGGTTTACCATCATCGGGATCGCCAAAGACGTGAAGCAGGCGGGCCTCGAGGAGGAGACGGGTACCGAGGTCTACTTCTTCTATCCGCAAACGGCGGCAGCCGTTGACTTTGCCCCGAGAAGCATGAACGTCGTCCTGCGGTCTTCACTTCCCCCAGGAGTGGTCGCCGAGACCACCCGACGCGTCGTGTGGGACCGTGACGCGACCCTTCCACTGGCGGGTTTGCGCACGATGGACGAAGTTCTGGCCGACTCGCTGACCCGCCCCCGGTTCATCACGCTGCTCCTCGTTGTGTTTGCCGTTCTCGCCCTGGCTCTAGCAGCGGTGGGGACGTATGGAGTCATGTCGTACTTCGTGGCGGAGCGCACGAGCGAGATCGGCCTCCGCATGGCGCTCGGAGCGGGTACCCGGCGCATCCTGAAGCTCGTGCTTTCGCAGGGCCTCCTGCTCGGTGGGATCGGCGTTTC from Vicinamibacteria bacterium encodes the following:
- a CDS encoding ABC transporter permease, which gives rise to MGSLKSDLRYALRTLVKNPGYAAIAIATLALGIGANSAIFSVVNGVVLKPLEYRAPGRLVMAHSAFPTMGFDKFWISAPEYRELREWSQSFESLALYNTGQASLEAGEEPIRVSAGYASASLFDVLGVEARLGRVYTDAEDLPGVEAVTVLSHELWQRSFGSDARVVGRRVEVDGVSRTVVGVMPPRFDIDDHRVEIWIPLALDPNDYPGRASHNYYVVGRLAEGVRFEAASAEIENLVSRWREEAGGSHAPNPEGHPLFLTELRDEVVGEARPALLMLLAVVGLVLVVASANVANLLLARAESRQREIAVRNAIGAGKLVLLRQFLVESILLALAGGVVGVLFAFWGVRLLFAAYPDSIPRAAEVLLDGNVLLFSLAVSLVTGVLFGITPLLHLSAANLGISLKDGGQRSTAATGRQALRRSLVVAEIAVAVMLVIGCGLLLRSFWEMQQVDPGFEPDGLSTFEIYLPETAYPRSSDQVAFVRDISSSLSSVPGVESATTMSGLPPRRRLNANDMQFEDVKPTPDGPPLNVDYWQFVTEGYFETMKIPIVAGRSFRSSDDGTASPVCIINETMAKVFWPDQNPLGRRIRPPDDSVPWFTIIGIAKDVKQAGLEEETGTEVYFFYPQTAAAVDFAPRSMNVVLRSSLPPGVVAETTRRVVWDRDATLPLAGLRTMDEVLADSLTRPRFITLLLVVFAVLALALAAVGTYGVMSYFVAERTSEIGLRMALGAGTRRILKLVLSQGLLLGGIGVSLGIVLALVLTRLLGSFLFGVTTTDPTTFIVVPLVLLAVALVACFVPAMRAMRIEPVSALRHE
- a CDS encoding transcriptional regulator: MTTPRVRYRFSEFTLSPTRRLLLKGNDEIPLIPRYFDLLVLLIERRNEAVAKEEIFERVWSDVIVSDGALTQAVRILRRCLGDNARDPRFIRTVSRHGYRFVWEAVVEEPETGKPIPSKRVDAPPSRDRALEAALEELAKAAPPTTDEEEERLFDAANVVLSSARDADLVRLKGLARAVVRDARWDQPERTPVPLWGQPGFFSAIVALVELRVRRHAAIARRRCLGAMIGGGLSGLAGGLTGALLLRHGPGATAGPSVLVALPLVGLAVGGLGALGVGFGLSWAEALFRSNRGLALFMFGAAGGGTVAALAHFVGLYTVEGLFGRNLSPVGGGLEGLTMGGAIGMGYALATRMPEGGIARPRGRARLIAALTAGLAAALAGALLATTGYHLGAMSLDLMAESFPGSQVSLDPLERLLGSSMGVAISAYEGLLFGSGLVLGLTSRIPRRAG